The following proteins are encoded in a genomic region of Pseudomonas sp. Os17:
- a CDS encoding class I SAM-dependent methyltransferase codes for MTTAGTETVSPISQWYDMMTRMFPDKRLTFLNYGYLGQDSDFDWINDEDLEQKCSANLIRTLLGDSDLRGKKVLEIGSGRGGNCAYLIRYTGAASVTGLDFCPAHIELCQRVHPLHGLTFVDGDAMALPFADNQFDAVINIESSHCYPDLNTFGEEVRRVLKQDGRFFYADTMKGDNTSALSERDSIGVDFFSNVLEQHQAMIEHAGFKVEEHADISDGVIRAFESDQGHLKHLLKQLVAEKKQQSEPLPPEVWHAFDTMLHFFDESGVKAYRNGHLAYKLWRLKKAA; via the coding sequence ATGACGACAGCAGGAACCGAAACCGTATCGCCGATCAGTCAGTGGTACGACATGATGACCCGGATGTTTCCCGACAAGCGCCTGACCTTCCTCAACTACGGCTACCTGGGCCAAGACAGCGACTTCGACTGGATCAACGACGAAGACCTTGAGCAGAAGTGCTCGGCGAACCTGATTCGCACCTTGCTGGGCGATAGCGACCTGAGGGGCAAGAAGGTTCTGGAGATCGGCTCCGGACGCGGCGGCAATTGCGCCTACCTCATCCGCTATACCGGCGCGGCGTCCGTGACCGGGCTGGACTTCTGCCCGGCGCACATCGAGCTGTGCCAGCGGGTGCACCCACTGCACGGGCTGACCTTCGTCGATGGCGACGCCATGGCACTGCCCTTTGCCGATAACCAGTTCGACGCGGTCATCAACATCGAGTCGTCCCACTGCTACCCCGACCTCAACACCTTTGGTGAAGAGGTGCGCCGTGTGTTGAAGCAGGACGGCCGGTTTTTCTACGCCGACACCATGAAGGGCGACAACACCAGCGCCCTGTCCGAGCGCGACAGCATTGGTGTCGACTTCTTCAGCAACGTGCTGGAGCAGCACCAGGCAATGATTGAGCACGCCGGCTTCAAGGTGGAGGAACATGCCGACATTTCCGATGGCGTGATCAGGGCCTTCGAAAGCGACCAGGGCCATCTCAAGCACCTGCTCAAGCAACTGGTGGCCGAGAAGAAACAGCAGAGTGAACCGCTGCCGCCCGAGGTCTGGCACGCCTTCGACACCATGCTGCACTTCTTCGACGAGAGCGGGGTCAAGGCCTACCGCAATGGCCATCTGGCGTACAAACTCTGGCGTTTGAAAAAAGCCGCCTGA
- the fabD gene encoding ACP S-malonyltransferase has translation MPYLFQGQTSCVVFMFPGQGCQFYQMGRELYQNNSRFHRWMNELDSLVHAELGQSLIAGIYHDNNPRSKVFDDVRLSHPAIFMIEYALGKTLIEHGITPDYLLGASLGELAAAALAGVVSLPEAIRLAVRQGQLFHQQQAPSGEGAMLAILAAQSLYQQLPALHQHCDIAAYNAPSLMVVAGPSSAIAEAERQLSAQDVVFQRLPVNQAFHSRHIEFLKPQVEALLGQTRFNPAQIPVISCLDTPDMHRFDSDHYWQSIRQPIRFSQTLARIEAEAAERGEAMIYLDLGPSGTLANLIKQNIRDRALPTIVSVLSPFGRDLEKFDEVLTLGRALQPLPANPVPPAVPAAAAVPPVEVPTPRLVQRPATPAPAGPKRVYVFPGQGSQRLGMGAELFEQFPEHVAQADAILGYSLKTLCLEDPDQQLSNTRFTQPALYTVGALAFLAKQQADPRKADFLAGHSLGEYCALFAAGAFSFETGLKLVKKRGELMALATGGSMAAVIGRSPDEVHSLLAQHGLDALDVANYNSPSQVVLAGPVEALSEAREIFQALDITFVVLPVSAPFHSRYMQGAMQAFGDYLAMFDYAPLHTPVIANINAAPYRDQALVETLTQQICGSVRWLDTVQYLMRQGRFEFEELGPGEVLTKLVKSVQSTAAFS, from the coding sequence ATGCCGTATCTTTTTCAGGGACAGACGTCTTGCGTGGTGTTCATGTTTCCCGGCCAGGGCTGCCAGTTCTATCAGATGGGCCGCGAGCTCTATCAGAACAATTCGCGCTTCCACCGCTGGATGAACGAGCTCGACAGCCTGGTTCACGCCGAGCTGGGGCAATCGCTGATCGCCGGGATCTATCACGACAACAATCCGCGTTCGAAGGTGTTCGATGATGTGCGCCTGAGCCACCCGGCGATCTTCATGATCGAATACGCCCTGGGCAAGACCCTGATCGAGCACGGGATCACCCCGGACTATCTGCTGGGCGCCAGCCTCGGCGAACTGGCCGCCGCGGCGCTGGCCGGGGTCGTGTCGCTGCCTGAGGCGATCCGCCTGGCGGTACGCCAGGGGCAATTGTTCCACCAGCAGCAGGCCCCCTCGGGGGAGGGCGCGATGCTGGCGATCCTGGCCGCGCAATCGCTGTATCAGCAACTGCCGGCGCTGCACCAGCACTGTGATATCGCCGCCTACAATGCGCCGTCGCTGATGGTGGTGGCCGGCCCGTCCAGCGCCATTGCCGAGGCCGAGCGCCAGCTCAGTGCGCAGGATGTGGTGTTCCAGCGCCTGCCGGTCAATCAGGCCTTTCATTCGCGGCATATCGAGTTTCTCAAGCCCCAGGTCGAGGCGCTGCTCGGCCAGACCCGCTTCAACCCGGCACAGATCCCGGTGATCTCCTGCCTGGACACCCCGGACATGCACCGCTTCGACAGCGACCACTACTGGCAGAGCATCCGCCAGCCGATCCGTTTCTCCCAGACCCTGGCGCGGATCGAGGCCGAGGCCGCCGAGCGCGGCGAGGCGATGATCTACCTCGACCTCGGCCCCAGCGGCACGTTGGCCAACCTGATCAAGCAGAATATTCGCGATCGGGCCTTGCCGACGATTGTCTCGGTGCTGAGCCCGTTCGGCCGCGACCTGGAGAAATTCGACGAGGTGCTGACCCTCGGCCGAGCCTTGCAGCCCTTGCCGGCCAACCCTGTGCCACCGGCCGTGCCCGCCGCAGCGGCCGTGCCACCGGTTGAGGTGCCGACGCCGCGGCTGGTCCAGCGTCCCGCCACGCCAGCACCGGCCGGGCCGAAACGGGTGTATGTGTTTCCGGGCCAGGGCTCGCAGCGGCTGGGCATGGGCGCCGAGCTGTTCGAGCAGTTCCCCGAGCACGTGGCGCAAGCCGACGCCATTCTGGGGTACTCCCTCAAGACCCTGTGCCTGGAAGACCCCGACCAGCAGTTGTCCAACACCCGCTTCACCCAACCGGCGCTCTACACCGTCGGTGCCCTGGCGTTTCTCGCCAAGCAGCAGGCGGATCCGCGTAAAGCCGACTTTCTCGCCGGCCACAGCCTGGGGGAATATTGCGCGCTGTTTGCCGCGGGGGCGTTCTCCTTCGAAACCGGATTGAAACTGGTGAAGAAGCGCGGCGAACTGATGGCCCTCGCCACCGGCGGCAGCATGGCCGCGGTGATTGGCCGCAGCCCCGATGAGGTCCATTCGCTGCTGGCGCAGCACGGGCTCGATGCACTGGACGTTGCCAACTACAACTCGCCATCCCAGGTGGTGCTCGCCGGACCGGTGGAGGCGCTCAGCGAAGCCAGGGAAATCTTCCAGGCGCTGGACATCACCTTCGTGGTGCTGCCGGTCAGCGCGCCTTTCCATTCGCGCTACATGCAAGGTGCGATGCAGGCCTTTGGCGACTACCTCGCGATGTTCGACTATGCGCCGCTGCACACCCCGGTGATCGCCAACATCAACGCCGCGCCTTATCGGGACCAGGCGCTGGTGGAGACCCTGACCCAACAAATCTGCGGCTCGGTGCGCTGGCTCGATACCGTGCAGTACCTGATGCGCCAGGGCCGGTTCGAGTTCGAGGAGCTCGGACCGGGTGAGGTGCTGACCAAACTGGTCAAGAGCGTGCAAAGCACCGCGGCCTTTTCGTGA
- a CDS encoding beta-ketoacyl synthase N-terminal-like domain-containing protein produces the protein MEKPLHPSFTDQLFFIATVLSLESRQLISRRGINRPFGFAPFVAAASINDGPLRVAFDGLKAFGWLSQPAEDEYFFSGRASAIGTLPMEVAELFSRLAPQQLPRTEDMPGLWRCLECAALDWNLHCPAFVQGLNQLLALVLLHRLQLNGGLDLGTGRVDPRRIDVQQSDAEGSRRLSDFLRSQQWVRREERHLVLNPERRALLAERLSAPFLEYYASLPAILDDLLFSQGQPWTEVLHWLEGAGASLLWPGDRPALEQLLGKVFDAQPLSAQPDWIVQLGDQDGTCLNELRQWLRQHTARGRALDSYPLQWLTLEHAVPGDPSALRQRLRDAGVGADARILWLGIGQLNRRAPQPSSPPATAQAPSRFYLGADGQPLTGAQVLGSLDASAHALASLIGDQPILLSERHWRPNGPRADHFACDYPVEAAQYLMALAGAGLFADPGSLHPRPLDGIDCEASSGCYRARDYRVRPVTLADMPALLALEQACWPEGGRVDAAILRRRLSQDPAGQLALEFQGALVGVIYSQRIARIEELFAVNFATVDQLFHGQGSTVQIQSLNILPEHQYSGYGDQLLEFMLQYCTLRNGVDTVVGVTRCKDYPKHRHLAQADYLHGRDERGVLLDPVLRFHELHGARIERLVPGYRPADADNHGHGVLVRYDLASRQRQELTPPPTLAATPTLAIDEAVRQGVNRCLGLALDSRVSPRHSLMELGLDSADLLALSEQLAMTLGLVLEPSFFFRYNHFEKIVAALQERLASPQGTAPIATQATQAATSEPTPASAEHALAVIGISGAFPGGDLEGFWAAIGDGVSQLRPIPPERAMDGPPGGYLDGIEYFDHGFFGLSPAEAALMDPQQRLLLQHAWWALEDAAISAPEFARHPTGVFIAAAPSEYRDLVEAPQASPFRLTSSAPCMYANRISWFLDLRGPSEYCNSACSSALVALHRAMQAIRAGECRQALVGAVNLLLSPAETAGYRQMGLLSEQAQTRSFQAGADGYVRSEGVGVLLLKPLADALRDGDRIHLKIIGSGVGHGGRGLSLTAPDHHGMQAAMVAAYRAAGVAPHTVSHVEAHGTGSTMGDAIEVDAIQAARRLLSGDAPAGAPWNISSLKPLIGHCELASGMAALFKVIDAMKRQHLPGIPGYRQLSPTISVDPQLLAFEAENRPWPALRDAQGEPLPRRASINSYGFGGVNAHLVVEEVVARPREAVAAVGPQLILLSALDGQRLRAQARRLSQAIDQRPELSLADIAHTLQVGRTALQCRWACVVDSRACLQQRLDELALGVGDELLPVAEPAPEDAAAVARALADRDWPTLADAWRQGANLDWRTLRRLDQPQRVSLPGYAFAQERHWLAPRQAQAQTLKQACPSQNSPRQVLAEVLGCDPQTLAGCASRSLASLGLNSLGALGLKARLEQELHLSLSLAQLSPYLSLAEVEASLSALPRHDEAAQGPLLQPAPEAAQEPFALNDIQQSFLSGRQLLPEAERVGCHIYLEFDWPNLDLYRLNQAWNRLVLHHDALRLRLLEDGRQQVTPGAGYRFKTRDLRRSTAEERERTLADLRAAMSLKVYHVGQDRLFEVAVSLLDRQVSRVHLSIDELIVDATSLEVLLQQWLMIYQDPAAGLPDLGVTFRDYQQALEAFKDSPRYRRDLQYWLDKLARAPAGLLLPKASRPAGRERRRLAWSLERHRWQRLKEQGAALQVSGTALLLGLFGLILQQANAGQGFSLICTSYGRFPLHPGIERLVGPLISTQFFAFAAAGDANLADWTQGVQRQLLEDLDHASVGGVAALREVRRRGASSVPLCSGEVVFTSMLNNPLIDSAPSFGDAQHYCVTQTPQVNLDHQMREQGGALNFSWDVAIDCYPDGLIEQLFADYCRLLVSLADADADWRGVSASGLPPAAPFHLTPAAAPAQPFALTDQQQAYAFSRALHRGQGSSHLYLAVSIEALDVSRLARAWQQLVARHPMLRTRILPNGTQQTLETVPEVPLETLEQGVSCARIADAMLGRVTALGDWPHAELKVSRLDEAHSLVHLGVDLLLVDLPSRDLLIRQLLALYHGQSLPALTLHFADYIEALGQYQRSPAARDAALYWQEKFRRLPQGPQVHERQDGHGPYLEYEYRLDSWPALRERLQRAAVSADALLISAYAWSLAKHGATPGFTLVAPGWTRPPVHPQIDTLVGDFTTLSWIDFDSEPLTLLEQARRCDRIFSEDQQRSGTSGLQALRKMATDKQRPRKLDFPVVFTRLNPQGALDLPAGARLVKGASRTHGVALDNLGIETRETLLIHWDLAADRLAPERVEAMFGDYCRLLERLAVDEGGWAWTGIDSGS, from the coding sequence ATGGAAAAGCCCCTGCACCCCAGCTTCACCGATCAGCTGTTTTTCATCGCCACGGTGCTGAGCCTGGAAAGCCGGCAACTGATCTCGCGCCGAGGCATCAACCGACCGTTCGGCTTTGCGCCTTTTGTCGCCGCCGCCTCGATCAACGACGGCCCGTTGCGGGTGGCCTTTGATGGCCTGAAGGCGTTTGGCTGGCTGAGCCAGCCCGCTGAGGACGAGTATTTCTTCAGCGGCCGGGCATCGGCCATCGGCACCCTGCCCATGGAAGTGGCCGAGCTGTTTTCCCGGTTGGCGCCGCAGCAGCTACCGCGCACCGAGGACATGCCCGGCCTGTGGCGTTGCCTGGAGTGCGCGGCGCTGGATTGGAACCTGCACTGTCCGGCCTTTGTTCAGGGCCTGAACCAGTTGCTGGCCCTGGTGCTGCTGCACCGGCTGCAACTCAACGGCGGGTTGGACCTCGGCACGGGCCGGGTCGACCCGCGCCGCATCGACGTTCAGCAGAGCGACGCCGAAGGTAGCCGGCGGCTGAGTGATTTCCTGCGCAGCCAGCAGTGGGTGCGTCGGGAAGAACGGCACCTGGTGCTCAACCCCGAACGGCGGGCGCTGCTGGCCGAGCGGTTGAGCGCGCCGTTCCTGGAGTATTACGCCAGCTTGCCCGCCATCCTCGACGACCTGCTGTTCAGCCAGGGCCAGCCGTGGACCGAGGTGCTGCACTGGCTTGAGGGGGCAGGGGCGTCGCTGCTCTGGCCGGGGGATCGGCCGGCGCTGGAACAGTTGCTGGGCAAGGTCTTCGATGCCCAGCCGCTGTCGGCACAGCCGGACTGGATCGTCCAGCTCGGCGACCAGGACGGCACTTGCTTGAACGAACTGCGCCAGTGGCTGCGCCAACACACGGCCCGGGGCCGGGCGCTGGACAGCTACCCCCTGCAATGGCTGACGCTTGAGCACGCCGTGCCCGGCGATCCGTCGGCGCTGCGCCAGCGGCTGCGGGATGCGGGTGTAGGGGCCGATGCGCGCATCCTGTGGCTGGGCATTGGCCAGCTCAACCGCCGAGCGCCGCAACCGAGCTCGCCGCCAGCAACGGCCCAGGCCCCGTCGCGCTTTTACCTGGGGGCCGACGGCCAGCCGCTGACAGGCGCCCAGGTGCTTGGCAGCCTCGATGCTTCGGCCCACGCACTGGCGAGCCTGATCGGCGATCAACCGATCCTGCTCAGCGAGCGGCACTGGCGCCCGAACGGGCCCCGGGCCGATCACTTTGCCTGTGACTACCCGGTGGAGGCGGCGCAGTACCTGATGGCGCTGGCAGGCGCCGGGTTGTTTGCCGACCCGGGGAGCTTGCACCCGCGGCCCCTGGACGGCATCGACTGCGAGGCCAGCAGTGGCTGCTACCGGGCCCGTGATTACCGTGTGCGCCCGGTGACGCTGGCGGACATGCCGGCACTGCTGGCGCTGGAGCAGGCCTGCTGGCCCGAAGGCGGGCGGGTGGACGCGGCCATCCTGCGCCGCCGCTTGAGCCAGGACCCCGCCGGGCAACTGGCGCTGGAGTTCCAGGGGGCGTTGGTCGGGGTGATCTACTCCCAGCGCATCGCCCGCATCGAGGAGCTGTTCGCGGTGAACTTCGCCACGGTCGACCAGCTGTTTCACGGCCAGGGCAGTACCGTGCAGATCCAGAGCCTGAACATCCTGCCGGAACATCAATACAGCGGCTATGGCGATCAGTTGCTGGAGTTCATGCTGCAATACTGCACCCTGCGCAACGGTGTCGACACGGTGGTCGGCGTCACCCGTTGCAAGGACTATCCCAAGCACCGGCACCTGGCCCAGGCGGATTACCTCCATGGCCGTGACGAGCGCGGCGTGCTGCTGGACCCGGTGTTGCGCTTCCACGAGTTGCACGGTGCACGCATCGAGCGCCTGGTGCCCGGTTATCGTCCCGCCGATGCCGACAACCACGGGCACGGGGTCCTGGTGCGCTATGACCTGGCCAGCCGCCAGCGTCAGGAACTGACGCCGCCCCCGACCCTGGCTGCCACACCGACGCTGGCCATCGACGAAGCGGTTCGCCAGGGCGTCAATCGTTGTCTGGGCCTGGCCCTGGACAGCCGGGTTTCGCCACGCCACAGCCTGATGGAGCTGGGGCTGGATTCCGCCGATCTGCTGGCGCTCAGTGAACAACTGGCCATGACCTTGGGCCTGGTCCTGGAACCGAGCTTCTTCTTTCGCTACAACCACTTCGAAAAGATCGTCGCCGCGCTGCAGGAACGCCTCGCATCGCCCCAGGGGACGGCCCCCATCGCGACCCAGGCGACCCAGGCGGCCACGTCTGAGCCGACGCCTGCCAGCGCCGAGCATGCATTGGCGGTGATCGGCATCAGCGGGGCCTTTCCCGGGGGCGACCTGGAGGGGTTCTGGGCCGCCATTGGCGACGGCGTCAGCCAGCTGCGGCCGATACCGCCCGAACGCGCGATGGACGGGCCGCCGGGCGGCTATCTCGATGGCATCGAGTATTTCGATCACGGCTTCTTTGGCCTTTCGCCGGCGGAAGCGGCGCTGATGGACCCCCAGCAACGGTTGCTGTTGCAGCACGCCTGGTGGGCACTCGAAGATGCCGCGATCAGTGCCCCGGAGTTCGCCCGTCATCCTACGGGGGTGTTTATCGCCGCCGCGCCGAGCGAGTACCGCGACCTCGTCGAGGCGCCCCAGGCCAGCCCGTTTCGACTGACCTCGTCGGCGCCGTGCATGTACGCCAACCGGATTTCCTGGTTCCTCGATCTGCGCGGTCCCAGCGAATACTGCAACAGCGCTTGCTCATCGGCGCTGGTGGCGTTGCATCGGGCCATGCAGGCAATCAGGGCCGGCGAGTGCCGGCAGGCGCTGGTTGGCGCGGTCAACCTGCTGCTGTCGCCTGCTGAAACCGCCGGCTACCGGCAAATGGGCTTGCTCAGTGAACAGGCACAGACCCGTTCGTTCCAGGCCGGGGCCGACGGTTATGTGCGTTCCGAAGGGGTGGGCGTGCTGTTGCTCAAGCCCCTGGCCGATGCCCTGCGCGACGGTGATCGGATTCACCTGAAGATCATCGGCAGTGGCGTGGGCCATGGCGGACGCGGGCTTTCGTTGACCGCGCCGGATCACCACGGCATGCAGGCGGCGATGGTCGCCGCCTACCGCGCCGCTGGAGTGGCGCCACACACCGTCAGCCATGTGGAAGCCCATGGCACCGGGTCGACGATGGGCGATGCCATTGAAGTCGACGCGATCCAGGCCGCGCGCCGCCTGTTGAGCGGCGACGCGCCAGCCGGTGCGCCCTGGAACATCAGCAGCCTGAAACCACTGATCGGGCACTGTGAACTGGCGTCCGGCATGGCGGCGTTGTTCAAGGTGATCGATGCCATGAAACGCCAGCATCTGCCGGGCATCCCCGGCTATCGGCAGCTCAGCCCGACCATCAGCGTCGATCCGCAGCTACTGGCGTTCGAGGCTGAAAACCGCCCCTGGCCGGCGCTTCGGGATGCACAAGGTGAACCCTTGCCGCGTCGGGCGAGCATCAACAGTTATGGCTTCGGCGGCGTCAATGCCCACCTGGTGGTGGAGGAGGTTGTCGCTCGTCCGCGGGAGGCTGTGGCGGCCGTCGGGCCGCAACTGATCCTGCTGTCGGCGCTGGATGGGCAACGGCTGCGGGCGCAGGCGAGGCGCCTGAGCCAGGCGATCGACCAGCGTCCAGAGCTGTCGCTGGCCGACATCGCCCATACCTTGCAAGTGGGGCGCACGGCTCTTCAGTGCCGCTGGGCCTGCGTGGTGGACAGCAGGGCCTGCCTGCAACAACGGCTCGATGAACTGGCCCTGGGCGTGGGGGACGAGCTGTTGCCGGTGGCGGAGCCGGCGCCAGAGGACGCGGCCGCGGTGGCCCGGGCCCTGGCGGACCGCGACTGGCCGACGCTGGCCGATGCCTGGCGCCAAGGTGCGAACCTGGACTGGCGTACGCTGCGGCGCCTGGATCAACCCCAGCGAGTGAGCCTGCCGGGATACGCCTTCGCGCAGGAACGTCATTGGCTGGCCCCGCGCCAGGCCCAGGCCCAGACCCTGAAACAGGCCTGCCCGTCGCAGAACAGCCCGCGCCAGGTACTCGCCGAGGTGTTGGGCTGTGATCCGCAGACGCTCGCCGGTTGCGCGTCCCGCAGCCTGGCCAGCCTGGGCCTGAATTCCCTGGGGGCTTTGGGCCTCAAGGCCAGGCTCGAGCAGGAGTTGCACCTGTCGCTCTCCCTGGCGCAGTTGAGCCCGTACTTGAGCCTTGCCGAGGTGGAAGCCAGCCTGTCGGCACTCCCACGGCATGACGAGGCTGCGCAGGGGCCGCTCTTGCAACCGGCCCCCGAGGCTGCCCAAGAGCCTTTTGCACTCAACGACATCCAGCAATCGTTCCTGTCGGGACGCCAGTTGCTACCCGAGGCGGAACGGGTGGGGTGTCATATCTACCTGGAGTTCGACTGGCCGAACCTGGACCTGTACCGGCTCAATCAGGCGTGGAATCGCCTGGTGCTGCACCACGACGCACTGCGGCTCAGGCTGCTGGAAGATGGCCGTCAACAGGTCACGCCAGGGGCTGGCTATCGCTTCAAGACCCGTGATTTGCGCCGCAGTACTGCCGAGGAGCGCGAACGCACCCTGGCCGATCTTCGCGCCGCGATGTCGCTCAAGGTTTACCACGTCGGCCAGGACCGACTCTTTGAGGTCGCGGTGTCGCTGCTGGACCGGCAAGTCAGCCGGGTGCACCTGAGCATTGACGAGCTGATTGTCGATGCCACTTCGCTGGAGGTGCTGCTACAGCAGTGGCTGATGATCTATCAGGATCCGGCTGCCGGCTTGCCGGACCTGGGGGTGACGTTCCGCGACTATCAGCAGGCGCTGGAGGCGTTCAAGGACTCACCGCGCTACCGGCGCGACCTGCAGTACTGGCTCGACAAACTGGCGCGGGCCCCTGCGGGCCTGCTGCTGCCCAAGGCATCGCGCCCTGCGGGCCGCGAGCGTCGACGGCTGGCCTGGAGCCTGGAGCGCCACCGCTGGCAGCGACTCAAGGAGCAGGGCGCCGCCTTGCAGGTGTCCGGCACTGCGCTGCTGCTTGGCCTGTTCGGCTTGATCCTGCAGCAGGCCAATGCCGGTCAGGGGTTTTCCCTGATCTGCACCAGCTATGGCCGATTTCCCCTGCACCCGGGGATTGAGCGCCTGGTCGGGCCGTTGATCTCGACGCAGTTCTTTGCCTTTGCCGCTGCGGGGGATGCGAACCTCGCCGACTGGACGCAAGGGGTGCAGCGCCAATTGCTGGAGGACCTGGACCACGCCAGCGTCGGCGGCGTCGCCGCGCTGCGGGAAGTCCGCCGCCGTGGTGCCTCGTCAGTGCCTTTGTGCAGCGGCGAGGTGGTCTTCACCTCGATGCTCAACAACCCGCTGATCGACAGCGCGCCGAGCTTTGGCGATGCCCAGCACTACTGCGTGACCCAGACGCCGCAGGTCAATCTCGATCACCAGATGCGGGAGCAGGGCGGTGCACTGAACTTCAGCTGGGACGTGGCCATCGACTGCTATCCCGACGGCCTGATCGAGCAGCTGTTTGCCGACTATTGCCGGTTGCTGGTCAGCCTGGCGGACGCAGACGCCGACTGGCGAGGGGTGAGCGCCAGCGGATTGCCACCTGCGGCGCCTTTTCATCTGACGCCCGCTGCTGCGCCGGCACAGCCCTTTGCCTTGACCGATCAACAGCAGGCCTACGCCTTCAGCCGAGCGCTGCACCGGGGGCAGGGCAGCTCGCATCTCTACCTGGCGGTCAGCATCGAGGCCCTCGATGTTTCGCGGCTGGCCCGGGCCTGGCAACAGTTGGTGGCGCGGCATCCGATGCTGCGCACGCGGATTCTGCCCAATGGCACCCAGCAGACCCTGGAAACAGTGCCCGAGGTGCCACTGGAAACCCTGGAGCAGGGCGTTAGTTGTGCCCGGATCGCCGACGCGATGCTCGGCCGGGTGACGGCGCTGGGCGACTGGCCCCATGCCGAACTCAAGGTCAGCCGGCTGGATGAAGCCCATAGCCTGGTGCACCTGGGGGTGGACCTGCTGCTGGTCGACCTGCCCAGCCGGGACCTGTTGATCCGGCAACTGCTCGCTCTGTACCACGGCCAGTCACTGCCAGCGCTGACCCTGCATTTCGCCGACTACATCGAAGCGCTGGGGCAGTACCAGCGTTCGCCCGCAGCGCGGGACGCCGCGCTTTACTGGCAGGAAAAGTTCCGCCGGCTGCCCCAGGGGCCGCAAGTGCATGAGCGCCAGGACGGCCATGGCCCGTACCTGGAATACGAGTACCGCCTGGACAGTTGGCCAGCGCTGCGCGAGCGCCTGCAGCGAGCCGCCGTCTCGGCCGACGCCTTGCTGATCAGCGCCTATGCCTGGAGCCTGGCAAAACACGGCGCCACGCCAGGCTTTACCCTGGTGGCCCCGGGGTGGACGCGGCCACCGGTGCATCCGCAGATCGATACCCTGGTGGGCGACTTCACCACCTTGAGCTGGATCGATTTCGACAGCGAGCCCCTGACGCTCCTGGAGCAGGCCCGACGTTGCGATCGGATCTTCAGCGAAGACCAGCAACGCAGCGGCACCAGCGGCCTGCAGGCGCTGCGCAAGATGGCCACGGACAAGCAGCGACCACGCAAGCTGGATTTTCCGGTGGTGTTTACCCGGCTCAATCCGCAGGGAGCGCTGGACCTGCCGGCGGGCGCGAGGCTGGTCAAAGGCGCCAGCCGCACCCATGGCGTGGCGCTGGACAACCTCGGTATCGAGACCCGGGAGACCTTGTTGATCCACTGGGACCTTGCAGCCGATCGGCTGGCACCGGAACGGGTGGAGGCGATGTTTGGCGACTATTGCCGGTTACTGGAGAGGCTGGCGGTTGATGAGGGGGGGTGGGCGTGGACAGGCATTGATTCAGGTTCATGA
- a CDS encoding helix-turn-helix transcriptional regulator: MSRTERLFALIQTLRSHRFPVTGRQLAKELGISLRTLYRDIATLQAQGANIEGEPGLGYVLRPGFMLPPLMFTEEEIEALVLGSRWVSERADLQLSSAAKGALAKIASVLPQDLRTALDANSLVVGKGDQTQTEAIDLSQIRRAIRVEHKVLIHYLDLKGTRSERTIWPVALGYFDRARMLAGWCELRQEFRHFRTDRISALQVTAERYPRRRQALLKEWREVDRLERQQRPPLQQVP, from the coding sequence ATGTCCCGCACCGAAAGATTATTTGCTCTGATCCAGACCCTGCGCAGCCATCGTTTTCCGGTGACGGGCCGTCAGTTGGCCAAAGAACTGGGGATCAGCCTTCGTACGCTGTACAGGGATATCGCAACACTGCAGGCGCAAGGAGCCAACATCGAAGGAGAGCCTGGGCTCGGTTACGTGTTGCGCCCCGGCTTTATGCTCCCGCCGCTGATGTTCACCGAGGAGGAAATAGAGGCCCTGGTCCTGGGTTCTCGCTGGGTGTCCGAGCGTGCCGACCTGCAACTGAGCAGCGCCGCAAAGGGCGCATTGGCAAAAATAGCCTCGGTGTTGCCCCAGGACCTGCGCACCGCGCTGGACGCCAACTCTCTGGTGGTGGGCAAAGGCGATCAGACACAAACAGAGGCCATCGATCTGTCGCAGATCCGAAGGGCCATTCGAGTCGAGCACAAGGTACTGATTCATTACCTGGATCTGAAAGGAACGCGTTCAGAGAGAACGATCTGGCCCGTTGCCCTGGGCTATTTTGACCGTGCTCGAATGCTGGCCGGGTGGTGCGAACTGCGGCAAGAGTTCCGTCACTTCAGGACGGATCGCATATCGGCATTGCAGGTAACGGCCGAGCGCTACCCGCGGCGCAGGCAAGCCCTGCTCAAAGAATGGCGCGAGGTGGACAGGCTCGAGCGACAACAACGGCCGCCGCTGCAGCAGGTGCCTTAG